AGCAGTGGGGGCGTCAAAAGCCAACCTATGCGGGCTTTTTGGGGGATTTGTATTAGCTTATGGTTGGTTAAAAACTAGACAATAAATTGCATCGGTTAAGAATCGTTGCTATTACAACGAGATTATCAACAAGGTTACGATTGCAAGCCCCGCCATGCCCAAAAAAATTTCATTACTTTCAAAAAAAATCCTCGGGCTGGAGGTCGGCGTGCTGGTTTTCGTTTTTCTGTTATGTTATTTTTTTGGTAATGTTCAGGTTGGCCGCGATAAAGAAATTTCTATCCCCGATGGCGCAAACTTGGAGGCCATCGCCACCACCCTGGTCGATAAACAGGTGATAAGGGCGAAAATAGGTTTTAAGGTTATTGCTTACCTGACGCGCCGCCAAAATAATTTAAAAACCGGTGATTACCGATTTGTCGGCCAGGTTTCCAGCTACCGCGTGCTTGATGATATTTTTGCCGGCAAAACCATCGAGGAGGTTTTTGTTCTGATTGAAGGTTGGACGGTGAAGCAAGCCCTGCGCGAGATGGTCGACGCGCCGTTTTTAACCGGCAGTGTTACCAGGATGCCGGCCGAGGGATCGCTCCTCCCCAATAGTTACAATTATCGGCGCGGCACCAAGCGGCAAGATTTGTTGGATAAAATGGCAAAGGCGATGGAGGCCAGCGTCGACCAGGCCTGGGCGGTTCACGACCCGATTCTTGACCCTTACATAAAAAACAAAAAAGAATTTGTGATTTTTGCCTCGATTGTAGAACGCGAAACC
Above is a window of Hydrotalea sp. DNA encoding:
- the mltG gene encoding endolytic transglycosylase MltG; amino-acid sequence: MPKKISLLSKKILGLEVGVLVFVFLLCYFFGNVQVGRDKEISIPDGANLEAIATTLVDKQVIRAKIGFKVIAYLTRRQNNLKTGDYRFVGQVSSYRVLDDIFAGKTIEEVFVLIEGWTVKQALREMVDAPFLTGSVTRMPAEGSLLPNSYNYRRGTKRQDLLDKMAKAMEASVDQAWAVHDPILDPYIKNKKEFVIFASIVERETGIKQEKARIAGVFLNRLQKRMRLETDPTVIYGLSNGLGELNRKLYIKDLKKPSPWNTYTNYGLPITAISNPSRETLFAVAKPERNSYLYFVANGRGGHDFSTNFLDHAKNIEKYISNKN